The Shewanella mangrovisoli genome has a window encoding:
- a CDS encoding glycoside hydrolase family 13 protein, translating to MIRHSLLFALVLTASSPLYALAQASHSPVSSTASLHLEPLSWWAGMHNPKLQLMLHSSALPANAAQLKVEIAGKDVVFEGIEQTDNPHYLFINLDLRQAKPQTFDIRILDGDKQLLQLPYTLAARAEDSRERQGFSNKDVIYLITPDRFANGNPSNDNQTDMLEHAAPENSDGRHGGDIEGIRQHLDYLAKLGVTQLWINPLLENNQAQYSYHGYAMTNLYRVDPRFGSNQDYQRLVTEAKQRGLGVIKDVVLNHIGSNHWWLKDLPSSDWLNVPQKSNVTATQTAPTASFTSLSSTSPSFTSHRRTTVQDPYADTRDRSDFVDGWFVDSMPDLNQRNPKLATYLIQNSIWWVEYAGLSGIREDTYSYADKAFLAQWSKALMAEYPHFNIVGEEWTANPITVSYWQKGKINADGYSSDLPSLMDFPLYEKLLESLNEPEGWDTGFIKLYEMLANDVVYANPSQLVLFEGNHDTNRIYSLLKENLPVYQMALTYVLTAKRIPQLFYGTEVLMTSPTEGRHDGVVRSDFPGGFANSKVSGFSGKGLNAQQQQALAFVRTLLNYRKHSAALQTGDLLHFVPQNGIYVQFRCVAKQAAAGNACYQADADKVMVIYNKNDQAQTLDLSRFSKVLAGNTSANSVFTGDKFKLNQSLALSHAGVILLELKPQ from the coding sequence ATGATACGTCACAGTCTACTCTTCGCCCTTGTGTTAACCGCCTCTTCTCCCTTATATGCTCTAGCACAGGCCAGTCATAGCCCCGTCAGCAGTACAGCATCTTTGCATCTCGAGCCGCTCTCTTGGTGGGCTGGCATGCATAATCCTAAGTTGCAATTGATGCTGCACAGCAGTGCCCTGCCTGCGAATGCTGCGCAGCTTAAGGTTGAGATTGCTGGCAAAGATGTGGTGTTTGAAGGGATTGAACAGACGGATAATCCCCATTATTTGTTTATCAATTTAGACTTGCGCCAAGCCAAGCCGCAGACCTTTGATATCCGCATTCTCGATGGCGACAAGCAGCTCTTGCAACTGCCCTACACTTTAGCGGCACGGGCAGAAGACAGCCGCGAACGCCAAGGTTTTAGTAATAAAGATGTGATTTACCTTATCACTCCAGACCGATTCGCCAATGGCAACCCAAGCAATGACAACCAAACCGATATGCTCGAGCATGCGGCGCCTGAAAATTCCGATGGTCGCCATGGCGGCGATATCGAAGGTATTCGCCAGCACTTAGACTACTTAGCCAAACTGGGCGTCACTCAGCTGTGGATCAACCCACTGCTTGAAAATAACCAAGCCCAATATTCCTATCATGGTTACGCCATGACCAATCTTTATCGGGTCGATCCGCGTTTTGGCAGCAATCAGGATTACCAGAGGTTAGTCACTGAGGCCAAACAACGTGGCCTAGGAGTAATTAAAGACGTGGTGCTTAACCATATCGGCTCAAACCATTGGTGGCTAAAAGATTTACCGAGCAGTGATTGGCTCAATGTCCCGCAAAAATCCAATGTCACTGCCACCCAAACGGCTCCTACGGCCAGTTTTACCAGCCTCAGTTCTACCAGCCCGAGCTTTACCAGCCATAGACGCACCACAGTGCAAGATCCCTACGCCGACACGCGGGATAGAAGTGACTTTGTCGACGGTTGGTTTGTCGATTCGATGCCTGATCTTAATCAGCGCAACCCAAAGCTTGCCACTTATCTTATTCAAAACAGCATTTGGTGGGTGGAATACGCAGGGCTTTCGGGTATTCGCGAAGACACCTATTCCTACGCCGATAAAGCCTTTTTAGCCCAATGGTCAAAGGCCTTAATGGCCGAATACCCGCATTTTAATATTGTCGGCGAAGAGTGGACCGCCAATCCCATTACTGTCTCCTATTGGCAAAAAGGCAAAATCAATGCCGATGGCTATAGCTCGGATTTACCGAGCCTGATGGACTTTCCACTCTATGAAAAGCTGCTTGAAAGCCTGAACGAGCCAGAAGGCTGGGATACAGGTTTTATCAAGCTTTACGAGATGTTAGCTAATGATGTGGTGTATGCTAACCCAAGCCAGTTAGTCCTCTTTGAAGGCAACCACGACACCAATCGGATTTATAGTCTGCTGAAAGAAAACCTGCCGGTGTACCAAATGGCCCTCACCTATGTGTTAACGGCCAAACGCATTCCACAGCTGTTTTACGGTACCGAAGTGTTGATGACCAGCCCGACCGAAGGCCGCCACGACGGTGTAGTGCGCAGCGATTTCCCGGGAGGGTTTGCCAATAGCAAGGTCAGCGGTTTTAGCGGTAAAGGGCTAAACGCACAACAGCAGCAAGCGCTTGCGTTTGTGCGAACTCTACTCAATTACCGTAAGCATTCAGCCGCGCTGCAAACGGGTGATTTACTGCACTTTGTGCCGCAAAACGGCATTTATGTGCAATTTCGATGCGTTGCCAAACAGGCCGCAGCGGGCAATGCCTGCTACCAAGCCGATGCAGATAAAGTGATGGTGATTTACAACAAGAATGACCAAGCACAAACGCTGGACTTAAGCCGCTTTAGTAAGGTATTGGCGGGCAATACTTCGGCTAATTCAGTTTTCACTGGGGATAAGTTCAAACTGAATCAATCACTTGCCCTGTCCCATGCTGGCGTCATACTGCTTGAACTCAAACCCCAATAA
- a CDS encoding TonB-dependent receptor yields the protein MMRFKPSLLTLALVAAGASMHSYAADDVKEKDLKAKDAEIEVIQVKGFRTSVIKSLNEKRFGDTVSESISADDLGALPDQSIADALTRLPGVTAVRTGGQASGLNIRGLDGDFVFATLNGHEQVTTGGKRAIEFDQYPSELISQAAVYKTPKASLIEGGVAGMVELKTADPLKNDKDQSFNINARGSFNDRADEISDAEQYGNRLSLAYQGKFLEDTLGVAVGYAHLYQPYVASQFIGLRFNDDKKDVNGDGVTEAISEGFELQQKGGDDTRDGYMAAIHWQPSDSLSVKGDLFHSKFTSENFARGFRVKSLKNGTISDATVENGSMTGGTVSTDGTDNFAVFVINDNDSKYSELTSGSLNLEWNNGGALTVAADVSYSKADGEFVNGGTRAVLYDDLGNEVRSAESVTYQLNGLSPADVSFANDYTNTSTLGLKEVGMWPYNQQNDLIAYKLDFNYVLDTSFVSSVDFGVRYAEREFNAQRSQAGYGFEFGKNPDNQPVLALNGDMAKVVDFGGELSGYPSFLAIDFNKAIELVNAQLAATGQSPFTPTANWSNNWTMIQSGAVNEDVLAGYVQANLDFDIGDVKVTGNLGVRVVHTDQSSTGLQQVGYGLGEAITDEQGVVSTDYIRNKVGKTYTDYLPSLNLTFHLTENDQLRFAAASVMSRPPIDKLKSGMGSWYDDSATPGYKKYNAWGNTSPLLDPFYADQYDLSYEHYFEESEGAVVVALFYKDIKSFINNFTIQPFDFEANGFIVPDTIIDNGVEFPVVKDEGQYQTAINNDKGGYIRGIELGYTQVFDFLPSPLDGLGFTGSYSYSDSEVEFTTDLSGSNLTIPLPGLSENVLNTTLFYTLDGFDTRVSMRYRSSYVSEQVAVESQLAFFDAETIVDYQASYALDNGLKFLFQINNLTDEPNKTYFGEEHQTGTIQYFGRQYFLGLTYSL from the coding sequence ATGATGCGATTTAAACCCAGCTTGCTGACCTTAGCACTCGTTGCTGCTGGCGCCAGTATGCACTCCTACGCAGCAGATGATGTAAAAGAAAAAGACCTAAAAGCCAAAGATGCCGAAATTGAAGTAATCCAAGTTAAAGGCTTCAGAACCAGTGTGATCAAATCGCTTAACGAAAAACGTTTTGGCGATACCGTATCTGAATCTATCTCTGCCGACGATCTCGGCGCCCTGCCCGACCAATCTATCGCCGATGCGTTAACCCGTTTACCGGGCGTTACCGCTGTTCGTACTGGCGGTCAAGCCAGTGGGCTGAATATCCGTGGTCTGGATGGCGATTTCGTGTTTGCCACCCTCAATGGCCACGAACAAGTGACCACTGGCGGTAAACGCGCCATTGAGTTTGACCAATATCCATCCGAATTAATCAGTCAGGCAGCGGTTTACAAAACCCCGAAAGCCTCGCTGATCGAAGGCGGCGTGGCCGGTATGGTTGAATTAAAAACCGCCGATCCGCTGAAGAATGACAAAGATCAATCATTCAATATCAATGCCCGTGGCAGCTTTAACGATCGCGCCGATGAAATCTCCGATGCCGAGCAATACGGCAACCGTTTGAGTCTTGCTTATCAAGGTAAATTCCTCGAAGACACCTTAGGGGTTGCAGTGGGCTATGCTCACCTGTATCAACCTTATGTTGCGAGCCAATTCATTGGTTTACGTTTTAATGATGATAAAAAAGACGTTAACGGTGACGGTGTAACCGAAGCGATTAGTGAAGGTTTTGAACTGCAACAAAAAGGCGGCGATGATACCCGTGATGGCTATATGGCGGCTATTCATTGGCAACCGAGTGATAGCCTGAGTGTGAAGGGCGATCTGTTCCACTCTAAATTTACCTCTGAAAACTTTGCCCGTGGTTTCCGCGTGAAATCATTGAAAAATGGCACCATCAGTGATGCCACTGTCGAAAACGGTTCTATGACTGGGGGTACAGTCTCTACTGATGGCACGGATAACTTTGCGGTTTTCGTGATCAACGATAACGACTCAAAATACTCAGAATTGACTTCAGGCTCATTGAACCTTGAGTGGAATAACGGTGGCGCACTGACAGTGGCGGCCGATGTCAGCTATTCCAAAGCCGATGGTGAATTCGTTAACGGCGGTACTCGCGCCGTGTTGTACGATGATCTAGGCAATGAAGTTCGCTCGGCTGAATCTGTTACTTATCAACTAAATGGCTTAAGTCCTGCGGATGTCAGCTTTGCTAACGACTACACCAACACCTCGACCCTAGGTCTGAAAGAAGTGGGTATGTGGCCCTATAATCAGCAAAACGATCTGATTGCCTACAAACTCGATTTTAACTACGTCCTCGACACCAGCTTTGTCTCTTCTGTTGATTTTGGTGTGCGTTATGCCGAACGAGAATTCAACGCACAGCGTTCACAGGCAGGTTACGGTTTCGAGTTTGGTAAAAACCCTGATAATCAACCAGTCCTCGCTCTAAACGGCGATATGGCCAAAGTGGTTGATTTTGGAGGAGAACTCTCAGGTTACCCAAGCTTCCTTGCCATTGACTTTAATAAAGCCATTGAACTGGTGAACGCACAACTGGCGGCAACAGGCCAATCACCTTTTACTCCAACGGCGAACTGGTCAAATAACTGGACCATGATCCAAAGCGGCGCGGTCAATGAAGATGTATTAGCTGGCTACGTACAGGCAAACCTAGACTTTGATATTGGTGACGTTAAAGTCACAGGTAACCTAGGTGTACGTGTAGTACACACAGATCAAAGCAGTACTGGTCTGCAACAGGTAGGTTATGGTTTAGGTGAAGCCATTACCGATGAGCAAGGCGTCGTAAGCACGGATTATATCCGTAACAAGGTCGGCAAAACCTATACCGACTACTTACCGTCACTGAACTTAACCTTCCACCTGACTGAAAACGATCAACTGCGTTTTGCTGCAGCATCAGTAATGTCACGCCCACCAATCGACAAATTAAAGTCGGGTATGGGTTCTTGGTATGACGATTCTGCGACGCCAGGATACAAAAAGTACAATGCGTGGGGTAACACCAGTCCGTTATTAGATCCTTTCTATGCGGATCAATATGACTTGTCCTACGAGCACTACTTTGAAGAGTCTGAAGGTGCGGTCGTTGTAGCCTTGTTCTATAAAGATATTAAATCTTTCATCAACAACTTCACAATTCAACCATTTGATTTTGAAGCGAATGGTTTTATCGTGCCCGATACCATCATCGACAATGGTGTTGAGTTCCCAGTTGTTAAAGATGAAGGACAATATCAAACAGCCATCAACAACGATAAAGGCGGTTATATCCGTGGTATCGAGTTAGGCTATACCCAAGTGTTTGATTTCCTACCATCACCTTTAGATGGTTTAGGTTTCACCGGTAGCTATTCCTATTCAGACAGCGAAGTCGAATTCACCACAGACTTAAGCGGTTCTAACCTGACCATTCCATTACCAGGTCTGTCAGAAAACGTGCTGAATACTACCCTGTTCTACACCTTGGATGGTTTCGATACCCGTGTGAGCATGAGATACCGTAGTAGTTATGTTTCAGAGCAAGTTGCGGTTGAATCTCAACTGGCGTTCTTCGATGCGGAAACGATTGTGGATTATCAGGCTTCTTATGCGCTGGATAACGGCCTTAAGTTCCTGTTCCAAATCAATAACCTCACCGATGAGCCTAATAAAACTTACTTTGGTGAAGAGCATCAAACCGGGACAATTCAATACTTCGGTAGACAATATTTCCTGGGTTTAACCTACTCTCTGTAA